The following coding sequences lie in one Arachis ipaensis cultivar K30076 chromosome B05, Araip1.1, whole genome shotgun sequence genomic window:
- the LOC107643618 gene encoding serine carboxypeptidase 24-like isoform X3 yields MSLLLPSTSSADARSSEAFVALCLLTIAGTSLAMQHLDFSDMWQTYYSVILLLVSGFCTRIRRRICTHLVTREQVPEFTAEDAYAFLVKWFERFLQYKHREFYIAGESYAGHYVPQLSQIIYERNKGIKNPVLNFKGFMLIGVEPTESSVLSGGKPETDLTCWITSLLCSDVLEKML; encoded by the exons ATGTCGTTGTTGCTGCCTTCAACGAGCTCTGCAGATGCAAGGAGCTCAGAGGCCTTCGTTGCACTTTGCTTGCTGACTATTGCTGGAACTTCACTTGCCATGCAGCATTTGGATTTTAGTGATATG TGGCAAACATATTATTCTGTGATTCTCTTGCTGGTGTCGGGTTTTTGTACTCGAATAAGACGACGGATCTGTACACATTTGGTGACCAGAGAACAG GTTCCTGAATTTACAGCTGAAGATGCCTATGCATTTCTTGTTAAGTGGTTTGAAAGATTTCTTCAGTATAAGCATAGAGAGTTCTACATTGCTGGAGAAAGCTATGCAG GGCACTATGTTCCTCAGTTGTCTCAAATTATTTATGAGAGAAACAAGGGAATCAAGAATCCAGTGCTAAATTTCAAGGGATTTATG TTGATTGGTGTGGAACCAACTGAAAGTTCAGTGCTGTCAGGTGGAAAACCTG AAACAGATCTCACATGTTGGATTACTAGCTTGCTCTGCAGCGATGTGTTAGAAAAGATGCTG TAA
- the LOC107643618 gene encoding serine carboxypeptidase-like 22 isoform X2 encodes MSLLLPSTSSADARSSEAFVALCLLTIAGTSLAMQHLDFSDMWQTYYSVILLLVSGFCTRIRRRICTHLVTREQVPEFTAEDAYAFLVKWFERFLQYKHREFYIAGESYAGHYVPQLSQIIYERNKGIKNPVLNFKGFMLIGVEPTESSVLSGGKPDLTCWITSLLCSDVLEKMLVSNCTPSNQ; translated from the exons ATGTCGTTGTTGCTGCCTTCAACGAGCTCTGCAGATGCAAGGAGCTCAGAGGCCTTCGTTGCACTTTGCTTGCTGACTATTGCTGGAACTTCACTTGCCATGCAGCATTTGGATTTTAGTGATATG TGGCAAACATATTATTCTGTGATTCTCTTGCTGGTGTCGGGTTTTTGTACTCGAATAAGACGACGGATCTGTACACATTTGGTGACCAGAGAACAG GTTCCTGAATTTACAGCTGAAGATGCCTATGCATTTCTTGTTAAGTGGTTTGAAAGATTTCTTCAGTATAAGCATAGAGAGTTCTACATTGCTGGAGAAAGCTATGCAG GGCACTATGTTCCTCAGTTGTCTCAAATTATTTATGAGAGAAACAAGGGAATCAAGAATCCAGTGCTAAATTTCAAGGGATTTATG TTGATTGGTGTGGAACCAACTGAAAGTTCAGTGCTGTCAGGTGGAAAACCTG ATCTCACATGTTGGATTACTAGCTTGCTCTGCAGCGATGTGTTAGAAAAGATGCTGGTAAGTAATTGCACTCCAAGCAATCAATAA
- the LOC107643618 gene encoding serine carboxypeptidase-like 22 isoform X5: MQHLDFSDMWQTYYSVILLLVSGFCTRIRRRICTHLVTREQVPEFTAEDAYAFLVKWFERFLQYKHREFYIAGESYAGHYVPQLSQIIYERNKGIKNPVLNFKGFMLIGVEPTESSVLSGGKPETDLTCWITSLLCSDVLEKMLVSNCTPSNQ, from the exons ATGCAGCATTTGGATTTTAGTGATATG TGGCAAACATATTATTCTGTGATTCTCTTGCTGGTGTCGGGTTTTTGTACTCGAATAAGACGACGGATCTGTACACATTTGGTGACCAGAGAACAG GTTCCTGAATTTACAGCTGAAGATGCCTATGCATTTCTTGTTAAGTGGTTTGAAAGATTTCTTCAGTATAAGCATAGAGAGTTCTACATTGCTGGAGAAAGCTATGCAG GGCACTATGTTCCTCAGTTGTCTCAAATTATTTATGAGAGAAACAAGGGAATCAAGAATCCAGTGCTAAATTTCAAGGGATTTATG TTGATTGGTGTGGAACCAACTGAAAGTTCAGTGCTGTCAGGTGGAAAACCTG AAACAGATCTCACATGTTGGATTACTAGCTTGCTCTGCAGCGATGTGTTAGAAAAGATGCTGGTAAGTAATTGCACTCCAAGCAATCAATAA
- the LOC107643618 gene encoding serine carboxypeptidase 24-like isoform X4 yields MSLLLPSTSSADARSSEAFVALCLLTIAGTSLAMQHLDFSDMWQTYYSVILLLVSGFCTRIRRRICTHLVTREQVPEFTAEDAYAFLVKWFERFLQYKHREFYIAGESYAGHYVPQLSQIIYERNKGIKNPVLNFKGFMLIGVEPTESSVLSGGKPDLTCWITSLLCSDVLEKML; encoded by the exons ATGTCGTTGTTGCTGCCTTCAACGAGCTCTGCAGATGCAAGGAGCTCAGAGGCCTTCGTTGCACTTTGCTTGCTGACTATTGCTGGAACTTCACTTGCCATGCAGCATTTGGATTTTAGTGATATG TGGCAAACATATTATTCTGTGATTCTCTTGCTGGTGTCGGGTTTTTGTACTCGAATAAGACGACGGATCTGTACACATTTGGTGACCAGAGAACAG GTTCCTGAATTTACAGCTGAAGATGCCTATGCATTTCTTGTTAAGTGGTTTGAAAGATTTCTTCAGTATAAGCATAGAGAGTTCTACATTGCTGGAGAAAGCTATGCAG GGCACTATGTTCCTCAGTTGTCTCAAATTATTTATGAGAGAAACAAGGGAATCAAGAATCCAGTGCTAAATTTCAAGGGATTTATG TTGATTGGTGTGGAACCAACTGAAAGTTCAGTGCTGTCAGGTGGAAAACCTG ATCTCACATGTTGGATTACTAGCTTGCTCTGCAGCGATGTGTTAGAAAAGATGCTG TAA
- the LOC107643618 gene encoding serine carboxypeptidase-like 22 isoform X1, with protein sequence MSLLLPSTSSADARSSEAFVALCLLTIAGTSLAMQHLDFSDMWQTYYSVILLLVSGFCTRIRRRICTHLVTREQVPEFTAEDAYAFLVKWFERFLQYKHREFYIAGESYAGHYVPQLSQIIYERNKGIKNPVLNFKGFMLIGVEPTESSVLSGGKPETDLTCWITSLLCSDVLEKMLVSNCTPSNQ encoded by the exons ATGTCGTTGTTGCTGCCTTCAACGAGCTCTGCAGATGCAAGGAGCTCAGAGGCCTTCGTTGCACTTTGCTTGCTGACTATTGCTGGAACTTCACTTGCCATGCAGCATTTGGATTTTAGTGATATG TGGCAAACATATTATTCTGTGATTCTCTTGCTGGTGTCGGGTTTTTGTACTCGAATAAGACGACGGATCTGTACACATTTGGTGACCAGAGAACAG GTTCCTGAATTTACAGCTGAAGATGCCTATGCATTTCTTGTTAAGTGGTTTGAAAGATTTCTTCAGTATAAGCATAGAGAGTTCTACATTGCTGGAGAAAGCTATGCAG GGCACTATGTTCCTCAGTTGTCTCAAATTATTTATGAGAGAAACAAGGGAATCAAGAATCCAGTGCTAAATTTCAAGGGATTTATG TTGATTGGTGTGGAACCAACTGAAAGTTCAGTGCTGTCAGGTGGAAAACCTG AAACAGATCTCACATGTTGGATTACTAGCTTGCTCTGCAGCGATGTGTTAGAAAAGATGCTGGTAAGTAATTGCACTCCAAGCAATCAATAA
- the LOC107643618 gene encoding serine carboxypeptidase-like 22 isoform X6 yields the protein MLGTNWQTYYSVILLLVSGFCTRIRRRICTHLVTREQVPEFTAEDAYAFLVKWFERFLQYKHREFYIAGESYAGHYVPQLSQIIYERNKGIKNPVLNFKGFMLIGVEPTESSVLSGGKPETDLTCWITSLLCSDVLEKMLVSNCTPSNQ from the exons ATGCTTGGAACAAAT TGGCAAACATATTATTCTGTGATTCTCTTGCTGGTGTCGGGTTTTTGTACTCGAATAAGACGACGGATCTGTACACATTTGGTGACCAGAGAACAG GTTCCTGAATTTACAGCTGAAGATGCCTATGCATTTCTTGTTAAGTGGTTTGAAAGATTTCTTCAGTATAAGCATAGAGAGTTCTACATTGCTGGAGAAAGCTATGCAG GGCACTATGTTCCTCAGTTGTCTCAAATTATTTATGAGAGAAACAAGGGAATCAAGAATCCAGTGCTAAATTTCAAGGGATTTATG TTGATTGGTGTGGAACCAACTGAAAGTTCAGTGCTGTCAGGTGGAAAACCTG AAACAGATCTCACATGTTGGATTACTAGCTTGCTCTGCAGCGATGTGTTAGAAAAGATGCTGGTAAGTAATTGCACTCCAAGCAATCAATAA